From Candidatus Cloacimonadota bacterium, one genomic window encodes:
- a CDS encoding LruC domain-containing protein gives MKKYWILGFLVFVFLIALAGCNLFNSSSKHDDNMDDLVADPEFQFNTSRSVELDITSIDQYGFLMPFGHFEIWKDNPEDGGTKRVLSIRTNENAQFFGTIALPSYYESVFLKSGTLLQQIWLNIENSTQASILDTFVCIPPVYESKSELTRDEYVIQTDNGYTFYFYEIVDNCNGTATIKFKVKNDNDRALSHVAISLPAGVVPSQPVNGSTYSSNGYTYTIESPTNNPYYSIKFETVGEGPKNGDYSYFIYIIPNDDAETLTEITIEAKSANIIGQVTFDVDYTPTCNDSDGDGVTDDWDDYPDDPDRSFNHYTPAEGQYGTFMWEDLWPEKGDYDMNDLVMDYNVNEVTNASNEIVEVINNFYLRAAGAGFLTNGFAIQYPNYWEVNGTIDDELDMAYVDTDNRTVIFFENHKVVFNVSSASEWINTWYEYEYVTPVSWSVTIPMTESDKSKVVVPWNLAPFNPFLLQNGVRSHEIHLPDYPPTFEMNTALFDTADDATNLAMGIYFRTANYLPWAILIAEGCNYPIEMIQISDAFNYFVEWVLSDGAQKADWYLDLPGYQNEDMIYQVPSK, from the coding sequence ATGAAAAAGTACTGGATCTTAGGTTTTTTAGTTTTTGTTTTTTTGATTGCATTAGCAGGATGTAATCTTTTCAATTCTAGCAGCAAGCACGATGATAACATGGATGATCTTGTTGCTGATCCTGAATTTCAATTTAATACATCACGTTCTGTAGAACTCGATATCACTTCCATTGATCAATATGGATTCCTTATGCCATTTGGGCATTTTGAAATATGGAAGGATAATCCAGAAGATGGAGGAACAAAACGTGTTCTTTCAATCAGAACAAATGAAAATGCACAATTCTTTGGTACTATAGCTTTACCAAGTTATTATGAATCTGTCTTCCTGAAATCAGGCACACTTCTTCAACAAATTTGGTTAAATATTGAAAATTCAACCCAAGCATCTATCCTTGATACTTTTGTATGTATTCCACCAGTTTACGAGAGTAAATCAGAGCTAACGAGGGATGAATATGTAATCCAGACTGATAATGGATATACATTCTATTTTTATGAAATAGTAGATAATTGTAATGGTACTGCAACAATAAAATTCAAAGTTAAAAACGATAATGATAGGGCATTAAGTCATGTCGCTATAAGTTTACCTGCAGGTGTGGTTCCCTCTCAACCAGTTAATGGTTCTACTTATTCATCAAACGGCTACACTTATACTATTGAAAGTCCAACTAATAATCCATATTACAGTATTAAGTTCGAAACTGTTGGGGAGGGACCAAAGAATGGTGATTATAGCTATTTTATCTATATTATACCTAATGACGATGCTGAAACTTTAACAGAAATTACTATCGAAGCAAAATCAGCTAATATTATTGGGCAAGTAACATTTGATGTTGATTATACTCCTACATGCAACGACTCTGATGGTGATGGAGTTACCGATGATTGGGATGATTATCCAGATGATCCAGACAGATCCTTTAATCATTATACTCCTGCTGAAGGTCAGTATGGAACATTCATGTGGGAAGACCTCTGGCCTGAAAAGGGTGACTATGACATGAACGACCTAGTAATGGATTATAATGTTAATGAAGTTACAAATGCAAGCAATGAAATAGTTGAAGTTATCAATAACTTCTATCTTCGTGCTGCCGGTGCCGGTTTCCTGACAAATGGATTTGCAATCCAGTATCCAAATTATTGGGAAGTTAATGGTACGATTGATGACGAACTGGATATGGCATATGTGGATACTGATAATCGAACCGTGATCTTTTTTGAAAATCATAAAGTTGTATTTAATGTCAGCAGTGCTTCTGAATGGATAAACACATGGTATGAATATGAGTATGTAACGCCTGTATCATGGTCAGTCACAATTCCAATGACAGAATCAGACAAGTCAAAAGTTGTTGTTCCCTGGAATCTTGCTCCCTTTAATCCATTCCTGTTGCAAAATGGCGTTCGAAGTCATGAGATTCATCTTCCGGATTATCCCCCTACGTTTGAAATGAATACAGCACTCTTCGATACAGCTGATGATGCAACAAATCTCGCTATGGGTATCTATTTCCGTACGGCAAATTATCTTCCCTGGGCTATCCTGATAGCTGAAGGCTGTAACTACCCAATCGAAATGATACAGATATCCGATGCGTTCAACTATTTTGTTGAATGGGTACTAAGTGATGGTGCACAGAAAGCGGACTGGTATCTTGATCTACCCGGTTATCAAAATGAAGATATGATATACCAGGTACCGAGTAAATAA
- a CDS encoding insulinase family protein, with product MNYKIVVLIVVISVLSLSEFAYADTILDKTLTNGMQIAVKENHNNNSIGFYCFVKTGSVNEGEYLGAGISHYLEHVVAGGSTTYHTEAEYEAMAKEMGAIVNAYTTSNATAFYITVDKQYANQALEILFQQMHACAFDSVEVAREKQVILKEIVMRSTPPRSKVYQRNNELVFPTSNRKYPVIGYTELFKTITRDKLADYYHKRYVPNNMIFVAAGDFDAEDMLQKIEDIFNELERGQLDPVYLPPQNPRSGTIQYMEEFQIQQPTVAITSILSSADFDQYPALIAALDILFGKRQSPIKYKLVEELQLVNYIYARVSVSMDMPEGVISIGFEAKDPEQIDEIISIIDEEIEWYSIVGIEEADIQNLITRYKASQLLSTPGVDHDCNNIGWNLMMFGVTDSDELFINAFEQLTTKDVMNSIKEFLVPKNRVIFYALPEGTKQLLDSTEELLAETSTPQKVQVNDNLTLIYKQNTLKPIISGVLYLPIGDTYETVETVGTLSFMENLMLKGSEKYNSLDLTEWKEDHAIDLDVRINDDGTYIEFKCLNDDFSKLQDIIIDAMNHPTFPAHEIMLAQQNAMARYQRSLSNASSIHNEFRSEKLYPGQSAGVSNLKKLELKQALDQQNLMTMHKKFFKAESAIVTLFGDLTMHEAETYAKRFYSNFPQGNIDEPKNPLVVPNIEETFVQEYDFEPVNIDLNCIAPARNIETKDYWTMRAILAVLNGSRGRIHKAVRGQNDLAYYGYAQYSTGQDYGFFRITSQTSIDKKDELIAVLNNQIELLKNEKVSQDELQAAIDDNIKMIKTDIDDNQLPFYMTHYEAIGFGYDYLDHLKENLSKITPEDIQQAANTYFGKVAVFVSEPNADVDLMVQ from the coding sequence ATGAACTATAAAATTGTTGTTCTTATTGTCGTTATCTCTGTATTAAGTTTATCTGAATTTGCATATGCAGACACTATCTTGGATAAGACCTTAACAAATGGTATGCAGATAGCAGTTAAAGAAAATCATAATAACAATTCAATCGGTTTTTATTGTTTTGTAAAAACAGGTTCAGTTAATGAAGGTGAATATCTTGGAGCAGGAATATCTCATTACCTTGAACATGTTGTTGCAGGAGGATCGACAACCTATCATACCGAAGCAGAATACGAAGCCATGGCCAAAGAGATGGGTGCTATTGTAAACGCATATACAACATCAAATGCCACAGCATTTTACATTACTGTTGATAAGCAGTATGCTAATCAGGCTTTGGAAATTCTCTTCCAGCAGATGCATGCCTGTGCCTTTGATTCAGTAGAAGTCGCCCGTGAAAAACAGGTGATCCTCAAAGAAATAGTCATGAGGTCTACACCTCCTCGATCAAAAGTGTATCAAAGGAATAATGAACTGGTGTTCCCAACATCGAACAGAAAATATCCGGTAATCGGATATACAGAATTATTCAAAACCATTACCAGGGATAAACTCGCAGATTACTATCATAAAAGATATGTGCCCAATAATATGATCTTCGTAGCAGCCGGAGATTTTGACGCCGAAGATATGCTTCAAAAAATTGAAGATATATTCAATGAACTCGAACGAGGACAGCTTGATCCGGTTTATCTTCCACCACAAAATCCTCGCAGCGGGACCATACAATATATGGAAGAATTCCAGATTCAACAACCGACTGTTGCGATTACCTCAATACTATCCTCAGCAGATTTCGACCAATATCCAGCTTTGATAGCTGCACTGGATATTCTTTTCGGAAAGCGTCAATCACCTATTAAATATAAGCTCGTAGAAGAACTTCAACTCGTAAACTATATTTATGCAAGAGTAAGTGTTTCAATGGACATGCCGGAGGGAGTCATCTCAATTGGTTTCGAAGCAAAAGATCCTGAACAAATAGATGAGATCATTAGCATAATTGATGAAGAGATTGAATGGTACAGCATTGTAGGTATTGAGGAAGCAGATATACAAAATCTCATTACCAGGTACAAAGCCAGCCAGCTTCTGAGCACTCCAGGTGTCGATCATGACTGCAATAATATTGGATGGAATCTCATGATGTTTGGGGTTACTGATTCCGATGAACTCTTCATTAATGCATTCGAGCAACTTACGACAAAAGATGTTATGAACAGCATCAAAGAATTCCTTGTACCCAAGAACCGCGTGATTTTCTATGCACTTCCTGAAGGAACGAAACAATTACTCGATTCAACAGAAGAATTACTTGCCGAGACATCAACACCACAGAAGGTTCAAGTCAATGATAACCTCACGTTAATTTATAAGCAAAATACATTGAAACCGATAATCAGTGGTGTTCTATATCTTCCTATTGGAGATACATATGAAACAGTTGAAACAGTAGGTACGCTCTCATTCATGGAAAATCTTATGCTTAAGGGATCAGAGAAATACAATTCGCTTGATCTGACCGAATGGAAAGAAGATCATGCTATTGATCTTGATGTAAGAATAAATGATGATGGAACCTATATTGAGTTTAAATGCCTTAACGATGATTTTTCAAAGCTTCAGGACATCATTATTGATGCGATGAATCATCCTACATTTCCAGCACACGAGATCATGCTTGCTCAACAAAATGCTATGGCTCGATACCAGCGCTCGTTGAGTAATGCATCGTCAATTCATAATGAGTTCAGGAGTGAGAAACTCTATCCGGGGCAATCTGCAGGTGTGTCCAATCTTAAGAAACTCGAACTCAAACAAGCTCTGGATCAGCAGAATTTGATGACAATGCATAAGAAGTTCTTTAAAGCAGAGAGTGCCATCGTAACATTATTTGGAGACTTGACCATGCATGAAGCAGAAACTTATGCAAAAAGATTTTATAGCAATTTTCCACAAGGTAATATTGATGAACCCAAAAACCCTCTCGTCGTTCCGAACATAGAGGAAACTTTTGTTCAGGAATATGATTTTGAGCCAGTCAATATTGATCTTAATTGTATTGCTCCAGCACGGAATATTGAAACAAAGGATTACTGGACTATGAGAGCTATACTCGCAGTACTCAATGGTTCAAGAGGAAGAATACACAAGGCAGTACGTGGTCAAAATGACCTTGCTTACTATGGTTATGCTCAATATAGCACCGGACAAGACTACGGTTTCTTCAGGATTACCAGCCAGACATCTATAGACAAGAAAGATGAACTAATAGCAGTACTTAATAATCAGATTGAACTTCTTAAAAATGAAAAAGTATCTCAGGATGAATTGCAGGCTGCAATCGATGATAATATCAAAATGATCAAAACAGATATCGATGATAACCAGCTCCCATTCTATATGACACATTATGAAGCTATTGGATTTGGGTACGATTATCTGGACCATTTGAAAGAAAATCTTTCGAAAATTACTCCTGAAGACATTCAACAAGCAGCCAATACCTACTTTGGAAAAGTAGCTGTATTCGTATCAGAGCCAAATGCTGATGTAGATCTGATGGTGCAGTAA